From Aquabacter sp. L1I39, the proteins below share one genomic window:
- a CDS encoding ABC transporter substrate-binding protein: protein MTQDTKGTGTNGLNRRSLLIGASVALAAPLVITGRARADTTLTVTCWGGDYRAGVERCFAKPFTEATGIAVRLVDNADLARMKAQVESGRVEWDVFDSVGPQITAGAKDNLWEPVDTKIVDRSDLFAPGGPTYVGTYMFAGGLAFDPKRTPADKAPADFAAFWDVKTYPGRRGLRPRISETLEMALIASGVEPSKLYPLDVERGFAALDKIKPHIKKWIETTPQTVTLVTANELDFTYSYISRVRPAEIGGASIAISTKQTLNSLEYLAVPKGTPNREAAMRYVNFVLKPDRQTAFAEMLFFSPNSKAGLAAASPAARQYMPDLKNPANAVVNDEWWSDNYAKLQKRFTEWLLI, encoded by the coding sequence ATGACACAAGACACGAAGGGAACGGGCACGAACGGCCTCAATCGCCGCTCGCTGCTCATCGGTGCATCCGTCGCTTTGGCGGCGCCTTTGGTCATTACGGGCCGCGCCCGCGCGGACACCACGCTCACCGTCACCTGCTGGGGCGGCGACTACCGCGCCGGCGTGGAACGGTGCTTTGCCAAGCCCTTCACCGAGGCCACCGGCATCGCCGTGCGCCTGGTTGATAATGCGGACCTTGCCCGCATGAAGGCGCAGGTGGAGAGCGGGCGCGTGGAATGGGACGTGTTCGACAGCGTCGGCCCGCAGATCACCGCCGGCGCCAAGGACAATCTGTGGGAGCCGGTGGACACCAAGATCGTCGACCGCTCCGACCTCTTCGCCCCCGGTGGCCCCACTTATGTGGGCACCTATATGTTCGCCGGCGGCCTCGCCTTCGACCCCAAGCGCACCCCTGCGGACAAGGCTCCCGCCGATTTCGCCGCCTTCTGGGATGTGAAGACCTATCCCGGCCGCCGCGGCCTGCGCCCGCGCATTTCCGAGACGCTGGAAATGGCGCTCATCGCCAGCGGCGTGGAGCCCTCCAAGCTCTATCCGCTGGACGTGGAGCGCGGCTTTGCCGCCCTCGACAAGATCAAGCCCCACATCAAGAAGTGGATCGAGACCACGCCGCAGACGGTGACGCTGGTCACCGCCAACGAGCTGGACTTCACCTATTCCTATATCAGCCGCGTGCGCCCGGCCGAGATCGGCGGGGCGTCCATCGCCATCTCCACCAAGCAGACGCTGAACTCGCTGGAATATCTGGCCGTGCCCAAGGGCACGCCCAATCGTGAGGCGGCCATGCGCTATGTGAACTTCGTCCTGAAGCCCGACCGGCAGACGGCGTTCGCGGAGATGCTCTTCTTCAGCCCCAACTCCAAGGCGGGCCTTGCCGCCGCGAGCCCCGCCGCGCGCCAATACATGCCGGACCTCAAGAACCCCGCCAATGCGGTGGTCAATGACGAATGGTGGTCCGACAATTACGCCAAGCTGCAGAAGCGCTTCACGGAGTGGCTGCTGATCTGA
- a CDS encoding aldehyde dehydrogenase gives MSQILTTDWAARAKAVALPTKAFIDGTSVPAASGKTFPCVFPGTGQEIAQVAACEAEDVDRAVRVARAAFEAGTWSRMAPADRKRIMLRFSELLLAHREELALLETLNVGKPITSAFNGDIPSAANCIAFYGEAIDKIYGEVAPTSSDLTTLVMREPLGVVAAVVPWNYPLSMTAWKVGPALAAGNSVIVKPAEQSPFTALRMAELATEAGVPPGVLNVLPGYGETAGQALGLHMDVDCITFTGSTEVGKLFLQYAGRSNAKRVSLELGGKSPQIVLADCDDLDAAARAVAAGIFTNAGQVCNAGSRLVVEEAIREDLLERVAAIAKSLRPGDPLNADTRLGPLVSAPQMSRVIGYVEGAAAAGARIVTGGGRVLTQTGGYFVEPTIFDGVDNRMAIAQEEVFGPVLATIPVKGFEEALTVANDTIYGLAASIWTRDVKKAHRAARAIRAGVVWVNCFDRGTMSVPFGGFKQSGFGRDKSLHAIEKYMDLKAVWFAT, from the coding sequence ATGTCTCAGATTTTGACGACGGACTGGGCGGCGCGGGCAAAGGCTGTGGCGCTGCCGACCAAGGCCTTCATTGACGGCACGTCCGTCCCGGCCGCGTCCGGCAAGACCTTTCCCTGCGTGTTTCCCGGCACCGGCCAGGAGATCGCCCAGGTCGCCGCCTGCGAGGCGGAGGATGTGGACCGCGCCGTGCGCGTCGCCCGCGCCGCCTTCGAGGCCGGCACCTGGTCGCGCATGGCGCCCGCCGACCGCAAGCGCATCATGCTGCGCTTCTCCGAATTGCTGCTCGCCCATCGCGAGGAACTGGCGCTCCTTGAAACGCTGAACGTGGGCAAGCCCATCACCAGCGCCTTCAATGGCGACATCCCCAGCGCCGCCAATTGCATCGCCTTCTATGGCGAGGCCATCGACAAGATCTATGGCGAGGTGGCCCCCACCTCTTCCGACCTCACCACCCTCGTGATGCGCGAGCCGCTGGGTGTCGTGGCCGCGGTGGTGCCGTGGAATTATCCGCTCTCCATGACCGCCTGGAAGGTGGGCCCCGCGCTTGCCGCCGGCAATTCGGTGATCGTGAAGCCGGCGGAGCAGTCCCCCTTCACGGCGCTGCGCATGGCGGAACTGGCCACCGAGGCGGGCGTGCCGCCGGGCGTGCTCAACGTGCTGCCGGGCTATGGCGAGACCGCCGGCCAGGCGCTCGGCCTGCACATGGATGTGGACTGCATCACCTTCACCGGCTCCACCGAGGTGGGCAAGCTGTTCCTGCAATATGCCGGTCGCTCCAATGCCAAGCGCGTGAGCCTGGAGCTGGGCGGCAAGTCGCCTCAGATCGTGCTGGCCGACTGCGATGACCTGGACGCCGCCGCCCGCGCGGTGGCCGCCGGCATCTTCACCAATGCCGGCCAGGTGTGTAACGCCGGCTCGCGCCTGGTGGTGGAAGAGGCCATCCGCGAGGACCTCTTGGAGCGTGTCGCGGCCATCGCCAAGTCCCTGCGGCCCGGCGACCCGCTCAACGCCGACACCCGCCTCGGCCCGCTGGTGAGCGCCCCGCAGATGAGCCGGGTCATAGGCTATGTGGAGGGCGCCGCCGCGGCCGGCGCGCGCATCGTCACCGGCGGTGGGCGGGTGCTCACGCAGACGGGCGGCTATTTCGTCGAGCCCACCATTTTCGACGGCGTCGACAACCGCATGGCCATCGCCCAGGAAGAGGTGTTCGGGCCGGTGCTCGCCACCATTCCGGTGAAGGGCTTCGAGGAAGCCCTCACTGTGGCCAACGACACCATCTATGGGCTCGCCGCCTCCATCTGGACGCGGGACGTGAAGAAGGCCCACCGCGCGGCGCGCGCCATCCGGGCCGGCGTCGTGTGGGTGAACTGCTTTGATCGCGGCACCATGTCGGTGCCCTTCGGCGGCTTCAAGCAGTCCGGCTTCGGCCGCGACAAGTCCCTGCACGCCATCGAGAAATACATGGACCTGAAAGCGGTCTGGTTCGCGACCTGA
- the treY gene encoding malto-oligosyltrehalose synthase, translating to MKRDLIATYRLQFHAGFTFADAEALVPYLAGLGVSHLYASPITTAVPGSTHGYDVADPTRINPELGGAEGFERLAALLNAHGMGVILDIVPNHMAASSHNPFWIEMLEQGPDAPAARLFDVFWETGKLMLPVLGDPLKATLEAGALSLFLQESGRIVLCYADHAYPLRHESVEALRAAAGLHEGEALTDESRAALERVLAQADIAALLEDQHWRLAWWRAAAHDLNYRRFFNITDLVGTRVEDPEVFAFLHRLPLELVERGLVDGLRIDHVDGLADPAGYCARLRAAAGPGVPILVEKILEPGEALRAWPITGTTGYERLNDINGLFVEGEGYAMLERDLRTRNLLTGTPAARLADAKRQVLQSSLAAELEALTTLARDGLDRDMQEGDLTDGAIRQAVAALLVHCPVYRSYATWDRHAPEDEAIWDAIGEALVAAEDPLTAAAAAVLLDRLRNPRIDSDRRFRQRFQQLSGPAMAKGFEDTELYRHPVLLCVNEVGGSLLHPARDGGEMHDLQMVRAAAGARDLTPLATHDTKRGPDTRARLAALSAMPQAWLDLLEETREACTALAREEEGVLQPDLLDQVLILQTLVSVWPVSVARMGEYLTKALREAKRHTNWETPNEAYEAHAQAFSAAVIEGEDGASVRDALARLAARLEPAGRLVSLAQVILQHTLPGTPDLYQGTELRDFSLVDPDNRRPVDWDARTAALDGGGELDPADREKFGLTRRLLALRRATPALRGGLYRPLRLAPSPWGWFGFEREADGAKVRVVVATRVPEEAGEAALMRFLDPWPDGEWRTLDGTLLQAPGNEMTLPIQAPFLIASAPLR from the coding sequence ATGAAGCGCGATCTCATCGCCACCTATCGCCTGCAATTCCATGCCGGCTTTACGTTCGCCGACGCCGAGGCTCTCGTCCCCTATCTCGCCGGCCTCGGCGTCAGCCACCTCTATGCCTCTCCCATCACCACGGCGGTGCCCGGCTCCACCCACGGCTATGATGTGGCCGACCCCACCCGCATCAATCCCGAACTGGGCGGCGCGGAAGGCTTCGAGCGGCTCGCCGCCTTGCTCAACGCCCACGGCATGGGGGTGATCCTCGACATCGTGCCCAACCACATGGCCGCCTCCAGCCACAATCCGTTCTGGATCGAAATGCTGGAACAGGGCCCCGACGCCCCCGCCGCGCGGCTGTTCGACGTGTTCTGGGAGACCGGCAAGCTCATGCTGCCCGTGCTGGGCGATCCGCTGAAGGCGACGCTGGAGGCTGGTGCTCTCTCGCTCTTCCTCCAGGAGAGCGGACGGATCGTGCTGTGCTATGCAGACCATGCCTATCCCCTGCGCCACGAAAGCGTCGAAGCGCTGCGCGCCGCCGCCGGCCTCCATGAGGGGGAAGCATTGACGGACGAAAGCCGCGCGGCGCTCGAACGGGTGCTGGCGCAGGCGGACATCGCCGCGCTTCTTGAAGACCAGCACTGGCGCCTCGCATGGTGGCGCGCGGCTGCCCATGACCTGAATTACCGCCGCTTCTTCAACATCACGGATCTGGTAGGCACGCGGGTGGAGGACCCGGAAGTGTTCGCCTTCCTCCACCGCCTGCCCCTGGAGCTGGTGGAACGCGGGCTGGTGGACGGGCTGCGCATCGACCATGTGGACGGCCTTGCCGACCCCGCCGGCTATTGCGCCCGGCTGCGGGCGGCGGCGGGGCCAGGCGTGCCCATCCTGGTGGAGAAGATCCTGGAGCCGGGGGAGGCGCTGCGCGCCTGGCCCATCACCGGCACCACCGGCTATGAGCGGCTCAACGACATTAACGGCCTGTTCGTCGAGGGCGAGGGATACGCCATGCTGGAGCGGGACCTGCGCACCCGCAACCTCCTCACCGGCACCCCCGCCGCCCGCCTCGCCGATGCCAAGCGCCAGGTGCTCCAATCGAGCCTTGCCGCCGAGCTGGAGGCGCTCACCACGCTCGCCCGCGACGGCCTCGACCGTGACATGCAGGAAGGCGACCTCACGGACGGCGCCATCCGGCAGGCGGTGGCCGCGCTGCTGGTGCATTGCCCGGTCTATCGCTCCTATGCCACCTGGGACCGCCACGCGCCGGAGGACGAGGCCATCTGGGATGCCATCGGCGAGGCGCTCGTCGCCGCCGAGGACCCGCTCACCGCCGCCGCCGCCGCCGTGCTGCTGGACCGGCTGCGCAATCCCCGCATCGACAGCGACCGCCGCTTCCGCCAGCGCTTCCAGCAATTGAGCGGGCCGGCCATGGCAAAGGGGTTCGAGGACACCGAGCTTTATCGCCATCCCGTGCTCCTGTGCGTCAATGAGGTGGGCGGCAGCCTCCTGCATCCCGCGCGGGACGGAGGCGAAATGCACGACCTCCAGATGGTACGCGCGGCGGCCGGCGCCCGGGACCTCACGCCCCTCGCCACCCACGACACCAAGCGCGGCCCCGACACCCGCGCGCGCCTCGCCGCCTTGAGCGCCATGCCCCAAGCCTGGCTCGACCTCCTGGAAGAGACGCGCGAGGCCTGCACCGCCTTGGCGCGGGAGGAGGAGGGCGTGCTTCAGCCGGACCTGCTCGATCAGGTTCTGATCCTGCAGACCCTCGTCTCGGTCTGGCCCGTGAGCGTTGCGCGCATGGGCGAATATCTCACCAAGGCCCTGCGGGAAGCCAAGCGCCACACCAATTGGGAGACGCCAAACGAAGCCTATGAGGCCCATGCGCAAGCCTTCAGCGCGGCGGTGATCGAAGGCGAAGACGGCGCCAGCGTGCGCGACGCGCTCGCCCGGCTGGCGGCGCGGCTGGAGCCGGCGGGGCGGCTTGTCAGCCTTGCCCAGGTGATCCTCCAGCACACCCTGCCCGGCACGCCGGACCTCTACCAGGGCACGGAACTCCGCGACTTCTCCCTGGTGGACCCGGACAATCGCCGACCCGTGGACTGGGACGCCCGCACGGCCGCCCTTGATGGCGGGGGAGAGCTGGATCCAGCCGACCGCGAGAAGTTCGGCCTCACCCGCCGCCTCCTGGCGCTACGCCGCGCGACGCCGGCCTTGCGGGGCGGGCTTTATCGTCCCTTGCGGCTCGCCCCCTCTCCCTGGGGCTGGTTCGGCTTCGAGCGGGAGGCGGACGGCGCCAAGGTGCGGGTGGTGGTGGCCACCCGCGTGCCGGAGGAAGCGGGCGAAGCGGCGCTCATGCGCTTCCTCGACCCCTGGCCCGACGGGGAGTGGCGGACGCTCGACGGCACCCTGCTTCAGGCCCCCGGCAACGAGATGACTCTCCCCATCCAGGCGCCCTTCCTCATCGCCAGCGCGCCGCTGCGGTGA